From Desulfobacterales bacterium, the proteins below share one genomic window:
- a CDS encoding rhodanese-like domain-containing protein yields the protein MADNHFIHMTPAQYQAYLSSKNEKDFLLVDVRQPQEYEQTHIPGASLMPLSDFESRVFELPTDKELIFYCTSGNRSQMAAMLAGEAEITEKPIYHLAGGILAWTGKTVTDFPKVKIFTSAASFEELLYTAMDMERGAERFYQYMRDQYSDYPFAKTFDQLSKVETAHARIIYDVYRKTAAAEPESFDVFYEKLQGEILEGGEGLAEMIPRLESIDSHVCASLMEIALNIEYAAYDLYRTAAADHVESREAADLFLNIAQAEKTHMRMIAKALADCG from the coding sequence ATGGCTGACAATCATTTCATTCATATGACCCCGGCGCAGTATCAAGCTTACCTCAGCTCAAAAAATGAAAAGGATTTTTTGCTTGTTGACGTCCGGCAGCCGCAGGAATACGAACAAACCCATATTCCCGGGGCTTCGCTGATGCCGCTTTCCGATTTTGAATCCCGGGTTTTTGAACTGCCGACTGACAAGGAACTGATATTTTACTGCACGTCCGGCAATCGCTCGCAGATGGCGGCCATGCTGGCCGGTGAGGCAGAGATCACGGAAAAGCCGATTTATCATTTAGCCGGCGGCATTCTGGCGTGGACCGGCAAAACCGTCACAGATTTCCCGAAAGTTAAGATCTTCACCTCAGCCGCCAGTTTCGAAGAATTGCTTTATACCGCCATGGATATGGAACGCGGTGCAGAGCGGTTTTATCAGTACATGCGGGATCAATATTCGGATTATCCCTTCGCCAAAACCTTTGATCAGCTCTCAAAGGTTGAAACCGCGCATGCCCGGATCATCTATGACGTTTACAGGAAAACCGCGGCTGCCGAACCGGAATCCTTTGATGTTTTTTACGAAAAACTCCAAGGGGAAATTCTGGAGGGCGGCGAGGGCCTGGCGGAAATGATACCCAGGCTTGAATCGATTGACAGCCATGTCTGCGCCTCGCTTATGGAGATCGCTTTAAATATCGAGTATGCGGCCTATGATTTATACCGCACCGCTGCTGCGGATCATGTGGAAAGCCGGGAAGCCGCCGATCTTTTCTTAAATATTGCCCAGGCCGAGAAAACCCACATGCGCATGATCGCCAAGGCCCTGGCGGATTGCGGGTAA
- a CDS encoding phosphoribosyl-ATP diphosphatase: MKQFESLFEELSEKVRRNDPASGTVRLVQEGKHAIGKKLLEEAGESWMAAEYESADKTAEELSQLLYHVQVMMLACGLTLEDVYRYL, encoded by the coding sequence ATGAAGCAATTTGAATCATTATTTGAAGAGCTTTCAGAAAAAGTCCGCCGGAATGATCCGGCCTCCGGGACGGTCCGGCTGGTCCAGGAAGGAAAGCACGCCATCGGCAAAAAGCTTCTGGAAGAAGCCGGTGAATCCTGGATGGCGGCGGAATATGAATCCGCGGACAAAACCGCCGAGGAGCTTTCCCAGCTTCTATACCATGTCCAGGTCATGATGCTTGCCTGCGGACTGACGCTTGAAGATGTATACCGGTATTTATAG